Proteins found in one Gadus macrocephalus chromosome 23, ASM3116895v1 genomic segment:
- the pdia4 gene encoding protein disulfide-isomerase A4, producing MRKIALLLIVLLGIAHFATVARCEDDDTGAIDEASDDEGADSDSDEEEEDEDTGTEVKEEDGVLVLTDGNFDTFIEGKDTVLLEFYAPWCGHCKSFTPTYVKIAKALKESDPPIPVAKVDATKATEVAGRFEVSGYPTFKILKNGKPVDYDGARSEEAIVAKVLEVAQPDWAPPPEAVLVLTKDNFDETVNNADIILVEFYAPWCGHCKSLAPEYEKAAQELSKRMPPIPLAKVDATVENELAQRFGVTGYPDLKIFRRGKAYDYTGPREKFGIVEHMSEQSGPPSKPVQAAKQVQELVKDGDDAVIVGVFSGDQDPAYEIYMEACNSLREDYKFLHSFSSDVAKLLKASPGQVILVQPEKFRSKFEPASHTFPVTESTPVSDVQDFFKKNVVPLVGHRKQSNDAKRYAKRPLVVVYYGVDFSFDYRKATQFWRSKVLEVAKDFPEYTFAIADEEDYAEELKSLELSDSGEEVNVGILGENGKKFAMEPEEFDAEVLRDFVMAFKKGKVQPIIKSQPLPKNNKGPVKVVVGKNFDAIVMDTKKDVLIEFYAPWCGHCKKLEPEYLALGKKYKGHKDIVIAKMDATANDVPHDSYKTEGFPTIYLAPSNGKQKPIKFEGGDRTLDGFSKFLEEHATKLSKKDEL from the exons ATGAGGAAGATTGCACTGCTTCTGATTGTGTTGCTCGGGATCGCCCACTTTGCTACGGTCGCCAGGTGTGAAGATG ATGATACCGGAGCGATAGACGAGGCCAGCGACGACGAAGGAGCGGACAGTGAcagtgatgaggaggaagaggatgaagataCTGGGACTgaagtgaaggaggaggatggggtgcTGGTGCTCACTGACGGCAACTTCGACACCTTCATCGAAGGGAAGGACACCGTGCTGTTGGAGTTTTACGCGCCATG GTGTGGACATTGCAAGTCGTTTACCCCCACGTATGTGAAAATAGCCAAAGCCCTGAAGGAGAGCGATCCCCCGATCCCCGTGGCCAAGGTGGACGCCACCAAGGCCACTGAGGTGGCGGGACGCTTCGAAGTGTCCGGGTATCCTACCTTCAAGATCCTGAAGAACGGGAAACCCGTGGACTACGATGGTGCCAGGTCAGAAGAGG CCATTGTGGCCAAAGTCCTGGAGGTAGCGCAGCCCGACTGGGCGCCCCCACCCGAGGCCGTCCTGGTGTTGACCAAGGACAACTTTGATGAGACGGTGAACAACGCTGACATCATCCTGGTGGAGTTCTACGCTCCATG GTGCGGACACTGCAAGTCCCTGGCCCCCGAGTACGAGAAGGCGGCGCAGGAGCTGAGCAAGCGCATGCCCCCCATCCCGCTGGCCAAGGTGGACGCCACGGTGGAGAACGAGCTGGCCCAGCGCTTCGGTGTCACGGGCTACCCCGACCTCAAGATCTTCAGGAGGGGCAAGGCCTACGACTACACTGGACCCCGGGAGAAGTTCG GTATCGTGGAGCACATGAGCGAGCAGTCGGGCCCGCCCTCCAAGCCGGTCCAGGCCGCCAAGCAGGTGCAGGAGCTGGTGAAGGACGGCGACGACGCCGTCATCGTGGGCGTGTTCTCCGGCGACCAGGACCCCGCCTACGAGATCTACATGGAGGCCT GTAACTCCCTGAGGGAAGACTACAAGTTCCTCCACTCCTTCAGCTCCGACGTGGCCAAGCTGCTCAAGGCGTCCCCCGGCCAGGTGATCCTGGTTCAGCCTGAGAAGTTCCGCTCCAAGTTTGAGCCGGCCTCGCACACATTCCCGGTCACG GAGTCCACGCCCGTGTCGGACGTGCAGGACTTCTTCAAGAAGAACGTGGTGCCGCTGGTGGGCCACAGGAAGCAGAGCAACGACGCCAAGCGCTACGCGAAGAGGCCTCTGGTGGTGGTGTACTACGGCGTGGACTTCAGCTTCGACTACAGGAAGG CAACGCAGTTCTGGAGGTCAAAGGTGCTGGAGGTGGCCAAGGACTTCCCCGAGTACACCTTTGCCATCGCGGACGAGGAGGACTACGCTGAGGAGCTGAAGAGCCTGGAGCTGAGCGACAGCGGCGAGGAGGTCAACGTGGGGATCCTGGGAGAGAACGGGAAGAAGTTCGCCATGGAGCCCGAAGAGTTTGACGCCGAGGTGCTCAGGGACTTTGTCATGGCTTTCAAGAAAG GCAAGGTGCAGCCCATCATCAAGTCCCAGCCGCTGCCCAAGAACAATAAGGGGCCCGTGAAGGTGGTAGTGGGCAAGAACTTTGACGCAATCGTCATGGACACCAAGAAGGACGTCCTGATCGAGTTCTACGCGCCGTGGTGCGGCCACTGCAAGAAGCTGGAGCCCGAATACCTCGCCCTGGGCAAGAAGTACAAGGGCCACAAGGACATCGTCATCGCCAAGATGGACGCCACGGCCAACGACGTGCCGCACGACAGCTACAAAACGGAGGGCTTCCCCACGATATACCTGGCGCCCAGCAACGGCAAACAGAAGCCAATCAAGTTTGAGGGCGGGGACAGAACACTCGACGGCTTCAGTAAGTTCCTGGAGGAGCACGCCACGAAGCTGTCGAAGAAAGACGAACTTTGA